The following proteins are co-located in the Trichomycterus rosablanca isolate fTriRos1 chromosome 14, fTriRos1.hap1, whole genome shotgun sequence genome:
- the LOC134326374 gene encoding tripartite motif-containing protein 16-like: protein MAESKISVTQDEFSCSVCLETLKDPVTTSCGHSFCMVCINNCWDQEDDKGTYSCPQCRQTFTPRPVVRRNTILAGVVEKLKKTELQAPHPGHCSSGPEDVDCDFCTERKSKAVKSCLVCLASYCKTHLQPHYKSSAFKKHKLVEASRRLQDQICSQHNKLLEVYCRTDQQCICMMCIMDDHKGHDTISAAAERTEKQKQLLKIQRKFQEKIQNREKELCELINAVEFHKCSAQTAVKNIERICTELINSINRRCSELKDLIRDRETAEVSQAEKLLKQVEQHIVELKRKDAELEQLSHTEDPVHFLQNFQSLSAPAGSAESASITISPFLSFDDVTKSVSQLREKVEEFWKEQCEKIPDEVKKARITSSPEPEIREDFLQYVCRFTLDPNTVNKNLRLSEENKVVTWSRTEQSYPDHPDRFDYYCQVVCRESVSGRCYWEVEWSGNYGVYIAVSYKSISRRGDGDECLFGWNDQSWSLFCSPSGFLFMHDKKETKIPIMPSSSRIGVYVDYEAGTLSFYSVSDTMKLLHRVQTTFTQLLYPGFWVSSGSEVKLSD from the exons ATGGCTGAGTCCAAAATTTCAGTAACTCAGGAcgagttcagctgttcagtctgtctggaaacactgaaagatccagtaactacatcatgtggacacagtttctgtatggtgtgtattaataactgctgggatcaggaggatgataagggaacatacagctgtccacagtgtagacaaaccttcactccaagacctgtTGTGAGGAGAAACACAATTCTGGCTGGAGTTGTGgagaaactaaagaaaacagaaCTTCAAGCTCCACATCCTGGACACTGTTCTTctggacctgaagatgtggaTTGTGATTTCTGTACAGAGAGAAAATCCAAAGCAGttaaatcctgtctggtgtgtttggcctcttaCTGTAaaactcaccttcagcctcaCTATAAATCTTCTGCTTTTAAGAAGCACAAGCTGGTTGAAGCCTCCAGACGACtccaggatcagatctgctctcagcataataaactgctggaggtttactgtcgtactgatcagcagtgtatctgcatgATGTGTATCATGGAtgatcataaaggacatgatacaatatcagctgcagcagaaagaactgagaaacag aagcagctgctgaAGATCCAGAGAAAGttccaggagaaaatccagaacagagagaaggaactttgtgagctgataaaTGCTGTGGAGTTTCACAAG tgttctgcacagacagcagtgaagaacattgagaggatctgtactgaactaatcaactcaattaacagaagatgctctgagctaaaagatctgatcagagatcgagagacagcagaagtaaGTCAAGCTGAAAAACTCCTGAAACAGGTGGAGCAGCAtattgtagagctgaagaggaaagatgctgaactggaacagctttcacacacagaggatcccgtccatttcctccag aattttcagtctctctcggctcctgctggatctgcagaatcagcctccatcacaatcagtcctttcctctcatttgatgatgttacaaagtctgtatctcagctgagagagaaagtagaagaattctggaaagagcagtgtgagaagataccagatgaag tgaagaaagCCCGGATTACTTCATCTCctgaacctgaaatcagagaagattttctacaat atgtttgtcggttcacactggatccaaacacagtaaataaaaacctccgtctgtctgaggagaacaaagtggtgacctggAGTAGAACAGaacagtcgtatcctgatcatccagatagatttgattattactgccaggttgtgtgtagagagagtgtgagtggacgctgttactgggaggttgagtggagtgggaattatggggtttatatagcagtgtcatataaaagcatcagcaggaggGGAGATGGTGATGAATGTCTGTTTGGATGgaatgatcagtcctggagtttgttctgttctccatCTGGATTTTTATTCATGCACGATAAGAAAGAGActaaaattcccataatgccgagttcctctagaataggagtgtatgtggattatgaagcaggaactctgtccttctacagcgtctctgatacaatgaagctcctccacagagttcagaccacgttcactcagctcctctacccggggttttgGGTTTCTTCAGGAtcagaagtgaaactgtcagattga